Proteins encoded together in one Coffea arabica cultivar ET-39 chromosome 2c, Coffea Arabica ET-39 HiFi, whole genome shotgun sequence window:
- the LOC140035738 gene encoding uncharacterized protein, with protein sequence MKNLENQGSHMATAINHLESHIFGKLPSQPEANPKNVSAMTLKSGKEVEGPRLVVARDKSKEQIEKDLEKEGGGNSNPKVISNSLVNHKSNTPAFPSRLEKPRKQKKEKEILEVFRMVQVNIPLLDAVKQVPKYAKFLKDLCVNKRKLKGDEQVVVGENISAVLQRKLPPKCRDPDMFSISCGIGNTKIRDAMLNLGASINVMPKLIYDSLKLGPLKETRIIIQLADRTFAYQDRVMKML encoded by the coding sequence ATGAAAAATCTAGAAAATCAGGGAAGCCACATGGCAACTGCAATTAACCATCTAGAGTCTCACATTTTTGGGAAGTTACCATCTCAACCTGAAGCAAACCCAAAGAACGTGAGTGCCATGACCTTGAAAAGTGGTAAAGAAGTTGAAGGGCCCCGATTAGTAGTCGCTAGAGATAAGAGTAAGGAGCAAATAGAAAAGGATCTTGAGAAAGAAGGAGGGGGAAATTCAAATCCCAAGGTAATCTCTAATTCTCTTGTGAATCATAAGTCTAACACTCCAGCTTTTCCTAGCAGGTTGGAGAAGCCAAGgaagcaaaagaaggaaaaagagatcTTAGAAGTGTTTCGAATGGTGCAAGTCAACATCCCTTTATTGGATGCAGTCAAACAAGTGCCCAAGTACGCCAAATTCTTGAAGGACTTGTGCGTTaataaaagaaagttgaagGGAGATGAACAAGTTGTGGTGGGGGAGAACATATCAGCAGTGCTGCAAAGGAAGTTACCTCCAAAATGTAGAGACCCAGATATGTTCTCAATCTCATGTGGAATAGGGAATACTAAGATTAGAGATGCAATGCTAAATTTAGGGGCTTCTATTAACGTGATGCCTAAATTAATTTATGATTCTCTAAAATTAGGACctttgaaagaaacaagaataataattcaattggctGATCGTACATTTGCTTATCAGGATAGGGTAATGAAGATGCTTTAG